The following coding sequences are from one Pseudoalteromonas carrageenovora IAM 12662 window:
- a CDS encoding ABC-F family ATPase — MISTANITMQFGAEPLFENISAKFGNGNRYGLIGANGCGKSTFMKILSGALVPSAGNVSITPGLKVGNLSQDQFAFEQYSVVDAVIMGDVELWKVKQERDRIYSLPEMSEEDGMKVADLESVFAEMDGYTAESRAEEILLEAGIEKEFHYGLMANVAPGWKLRVLLAQALFANPDILLLDEPTNNLDIHTITWLANELNKRKCTMIIISHDRHFLNSVCTHMADIDYGELRIYPGNYEKFLEAAGLQREQLLAENAKKSAEIDELQDFVNRFGANASKAKQASSRAKKMDKIKLDEVKASSRMSPSLSFDEGKKMYRQALEVNKLGHGFDGETLFSGGDFLLEAGAKLAVIGENGVGKTTFLRCLVDELKSNEGEIKWSENATFGYCPQDSTKDFDNDLTLFDWMSQWRTAKHNDLMVRGMLGRLLFTADDSNKKARNCSGGEKNRLLFGKLMMQDVNVLVMDEPTNHMDMEAIEALNNALKDFEGTLIFVSHDREFVSSLATRIIDIKDKQVIDFQGTFDEYLSSIEMKKA, encoded by the coding sequence TTGATCTCCACCGCAAATATTACGATGCAGTTTGGCGCAGAGCCGTTGTTTGAAAACATTTCAGCTAAATTTGGTAACGGTAACCGTTACGGTTTAATTGGCGCTAACGGCTGCGGCAAGTCGACCTTCATGAAAATTTTAAGCGGTGCGCTTGTTCCAAGTGCGGGTAATGTGTCGATTACTCCGGGGCTAAAAGTAGGTAACCTAAGCCAAGACCAGTTTGCGTTTGAACAATACAGCGTTGTAGACGCGGTAATTATGGGCGACGTTGAGCTTTGGAAAGTAAAACAAGAACGTGACCGTATTTACTCATTGCCAGAAATGAGCGAAGAAGACGGCATGAAAGTAGCCGACCTTGAAAGCGTATTTGCCGAAATGGACGGTTACACAGCCGAAAGCCGCGCAGAAGAAATTTTGCTCGAAGCCGGCATAGAAAAAGAATTTCATTACGGTTTAATGGCAAACGTGGCGCCAGGTTGGAAACTGCGTGTGCTTTTAGCACAGGCGCTGTTTGCAAACCCAGACATACTGCTACTCGATGAGCCTACCAATAACTTGGATATTCATACTATTACGTGGTTAGCTAATGAGCTAAACAAACGTAAATGTACCATGATTATTATTTCTCATGACCGTCACTTTTTAAACTCGGTATGTACACACATGGCCGACATTGATTACGGCGAGCTGCGTATTTACCCAGGTAACTACGAGAAGTTTTTAGAAGCGGCAGGCCTGCAACGTGAGCAGCTTTTAGCTGAAAACGCTAAGAAGAGCGCCGAAATTGACGAGCTTCAAGACTTTGTTAACCGTTTTGGTGCTAACGCGTCAAAAGCTAAACAAGCAAGTTCGCGCGCTAAAAAAATGGATAAAATTAAGCTTGATGAAGTTAAAGCATCGAGCCGTATGAGCCCATCGTTAAGTTTTGACGAAGGCAAAAAAATGTACCGTCAAGCGCTTGAAGTTAATAAGCTTGGCCACGGTTTTGATGGCGAAACATTATTTAGCGGCGGCGACTTTTTACTAGAAGCAGGCGCTAAGCTTGCGGTAATTGGCGAAAACGGTGTGGGTAAAACAACCTTTTTACGCTGTTTAGTAGACGAGCTTAAAAGTAATGAAGGCGAAATTAAATGGTCTGAAAATGCAACCTTTGGTTACTGCCCGCAAGACAGCACAAAAGATTTTGATAACGATTTAACGTTGTTTGATTGGATGTCGCAATGGCGTACAGCTAAGCATAACGATTTAATGGTTCGTGGCATGTTAGGGCGTTTGTTGTTTACTGCCGACGATTCAAACAAAAAAGCGCGTAACTGTTCAGGTGGTGAAAAAAACCGTTTGTTATTTGGTAAGTTAATGATGCAAGACGTAAACGTTCTTGTAATGGACGAGCCAACTAACCACATGGATATGGAAGCCATTGAAGCATTAAACAATGCCCTTAAAGACTTTGAAGGTACGCTTATTTTTGTAAGCCACGACCGTGAGTTTGTATCGTCACTTGCTACGCGTATTATTGATATTAAAGATAAGCAAGTAATTGACTTTCAAGGTACGTTTGACGAGTACCTATCAAGCATTGAAATGAAAAAAGCGTAA
- the dndE gene encoding DNA sulfur modification protein DndE gives MILPNRGMKLTKETDEFLRRMKGRTKVTPNILARMAFFISVESGNRYNNEPIDLDGTLSLDKVTWLGDTTLATEMTLQMLYPEHTSQENTKAWAYHVMQGSKSFRNAKSIEDLVF, from the coding sequence ATGATTTTACCTAACAGAGGCATGAAGCTAACCAAAGAGACAGATGAATTTTTAAGGCGTATGAAGGGCAGAACAAAAGTAACACCTAATATACTAGCTAGAATGGCGTTTTTTATATCCGTTGAAAGTGGAAACCGCTATAACAATGAGCCAATAGATCTAGATGGTACTCTTTCTTTAGATAAAGTTACTTGGTTGGGCGACACTACATTAGCTACTGAAATGACTTTACAAATGCTATACCCAGAACACACTAGTCAAGAAAATACAAAAGCATGGGCATATCATGTCATGCAAGGCTCTAAAAGCTTTAGGAATGCTAAAAGTATTGAGGATTTAGTTTTTTAA
- a CDS encoding short-chain dehydrogenase, whose protein sequence is MKKILLSLSLLAMSFSSLAEDISEGQLQSYMKALPAVSNWASSQESLKNLDLASMLGGSADQSVDEQSSMANTALNMIKEQDLYKSFASVTNRYGFSPEELVSVGSEVSMAYIENLKSGLSAENQETATKVMGGLQSLKSAKSSDASSLMGSFGKASSAAEESTDSLVSESNLELVSEYMPQLQKLFALL, encoded by the coding sequence ATGAAAAAAATACTTTTATCACTTAGCTTATTAGCAATGAGTTTTTCAAGCCTTGCAGAAGACATTAGCGAAGGCCAATTACAAAGCTATATGAAAGCACTGCCTGCAGTGTCTAACTGGGCAAGCAGCCAAGAGTCGTTAAAAAACCTAGATTTAGCAAGCATGCTTGGTGGCTCTGCCGATCAAAGTGTTGATGAGCAAAGCTCAATGGCTAACACTGCGCTTAACATGATCAAAGAACAAGACCTATACAAAAGCTTTGCAAGCGTGACAAATCGTTATGGTTTTTCTCCTGAAGAATTAGTATCTGTGGGTTCTGAAGTATCTATGGCTTACATCGAAAACTTAAAGTCAGGCCTTTCTGCTGAAAACCAAGAAACAGCAACTAAAGTAATGGGCGGCCTACAGAGCCTTAAAAGTGCAAAAAGTAGTGATGCTAGCTCGTTAATGGGCTCGTTTGGTAAAGCATCAAGCGCTGCTGAAGAGTCTACTGATTCGCTAGTTAGCGAAAGTAACTTAGAGCTTGTGAGCGAATACATGCCACAACTTCAAAAGCTTTTTGCACTACTATAA
- a CDS encoding substrate-binding periplasmic protein, giving the protein MKTLLMAFIFLFTQCNALACTKTLIMGTNETNWAPYLIKQGDEFVGTEVDTVNAIFKDSPFCIEWVYFPSFSRVQQELKTGHIDITYAASFTKKRAEYAHFTTAYREEIMLLYKHEGAKDVTSLESLFDSDYSLAVNRGSFFGAEFEKVKKQYANQVVLTADANKRFGLLNKKRVDYVIDDSIVAQYFAKHYNTVMPVKSTPPININGVHFMMSKQSTTLAEVAVINSFIKKNKAAIEQIYSIY; this is encoded by the coding sequence ATGAAAACTTTACTAATGGCGTTTATTTTTTTATTTACTCAATGTAATGCACTCGCGTGTACTAAAACATTAATAATGGGCACCAACGAAACTAATTGGGCGCCTTATTTAATTAAGCAAGGTGATGAGTTTGTAGGCACAGAGGTTGATACAGTTAATGCTATTTTTAAGGATTCGCCTTTTTGTATTGAATGGGTTTATTTTCCGAGCTTTTCGCGGGTGCAGCAAGAGCTTAAAACTGGCCATATAGATATTACTTATGCAGCAAGCTTTACTAAAAAACGCGCTGAATATGCTCACTTTACTACTGCGTACCGCGAAGAAATTATGCTGCTTTATAAGCATGAAGGCGCAAAGGATGTAACCAGCTTAGAATCTCTTTTTGATAGTGATTATAGCCTTGCAGTAAATAGAGGAAGCTTTTTTGGCGCTGAATTTGAAAAAGTAAAAAAACAATACGCTAACCAAGTAGTGCTAACGGCTGATGCTAATAAACGCTTTGGTTTACTTAATAAAAAACGGGTTGATTATGTAATTGACGACTCTATTGTTGCGCAATATTTTGCTAAGCACTACAACACGGTTATGCCCGTAAAAAGTACGCCCCCTATTAATATAAATGGAGTACATTTTATGATGAGTAAACAATCGACCACACTTGCCGAGGTTGCTGTAATTAATTCGTTTATTAAAAAAAACAAAGCCGCTATTGAGCAAATTTATAGTATTTATTAA
- the dndD gene encoding DNA sulfur modification protein DndD, producing the protein MIINKLRLNNFRVFAGRHEIDLKPQKHKPIILFGGLNGAGKTSILTAIRFALLGRQAFSGNLSNPAFIGELQKLINNSDGKTDNKRAYLELEFDYVRQGVCYSYCVKRQWQYGKIDELVIVEDGVEKFELNYEQAQAFLIELIPAGIADLVFFDGEKIAELAEDNSGIILQHAVKRLLGLDIVTRLKEDLRIYLRKAGIAASEEKLKEQYHELEAEKDELLSQALLKRNEADLIFNSITELNSKITLAEQELLSGGGAWAASREDTQQSIDLNIQNKAVLESRLQHELEGDYALSLAQKTLTTLLTEITKTQDSAKKVAFKNQLNGFLDQYSSKDFFALRAQLLEAADDYSQPGANLISFDLSEQQSALLHAQVNQQALISSQNAKELKLELVKLQSTIENASINVSRAPEQEQLQVSFDKLRLLEKEKSTFVKEYKAILFDAKTLFKSAQDLTSKLVKLQKEMKTAFGEEDSAIRASRTITLLDEFSNELVKLKLTEIETKFIESYKKLNRKEDVKLNISIDPHSYNVVLVDDFGNNIDKNGLSAGEKQIFAIAMLDALASVSGKKLPVVIDTPLGRLDSNHRDKLVQHYFPNASEQVIILSTDTEVNEQYIGQMKDSISCKYDISFDQVTKTSSVSAGYFWEKEEVSAI; encoded by the coding sequence ATGATTATTAATAAGCTACGTTTAAATAACTTTAGAGTGTTTGCGGGTAGACATGAAATTGATTTAAAACCTCAAAAACATAAACCCATTATTCTGTTCGGCGGCTTAAACGGCGCAGGTAAGACAAGTATTTTGACTGCAATAAGATTCGCCCTACTAGGGAGACAAGCTTTTTCAGGCAATCTTTCAAATCCTGCATTTATTGGAGAATTACAAAAACTTATTAATAACAGTGACGGTAAAACTGATAATAAAAGAGCATATTTAGAGCTTGAGTTTGATTATGTAAGGCAAGGTGTTTGCTATAGTTATTGCGTAAAACGTCAGTGGCAATACGGTAAAATTGACGAACTTGTTATTGTAGAAGATGGTGTAGAAAAGTTTGAGCTTAACTATGAGCAAGCTCAAGCATTCTTAATAGAGTTGATCCCTGCGGGAATAGCTGATTTAGTCTTTTTCGATGGTGAGAAAATAGCTGAGCTTGCTGAAGATAACTCAGGCATAATTTTACAGCATGCAGTAAAACGTTTACTTGGCTTAGATATAGTTACTCGTTTAAAAGAAGATTTAAGAATTTATCTGCGCAAAGCTGGTATAGCAGCAAGTGAAGAAAAATTAAAAGAGCAATATCATGAATTAGAAGCTGAGAAAGATGAATTACTATCACAAGCTCTTCTAAAGCGTAATGAAGCTGACTTAATATTTAACAGCATTACAGAGCTTAACAGTAAAATAACTTTAGCAGAGCAAGAGTTATTATCTGGAGGAGGAGCTTGGGCAGCAAGCCGTGAAGATACTCAGCAATCAATAGATCTTAATATTCAAAATAAAGCAGTACTTGAAAGTCGCTTACAGCATGAACTTGAAGGCGATTATGCTTTGAGCTTAGCACAAAAAACCCTAACTACTTTGCTTACCGAAATAACAAAGACACAAGACTCGGCCAAAAAAGTAGCTTTTAAAAATCAGCTTAATGGCTTTTTAGATCAATATAGCTCAAAAGATTTTTTTGCTTTAAGAGCTCAATTATTAGAGGCCGCCGATGACTACAGTCAACCTGGGGCTAACTTAATAAGTTTTGATTTAAGTGAACAACAAAGCGCATTACTCCATGCACAAGTAAATCAGCAAGCACTTATTTCTTCACAAAATGCTAAAGAGTTAAAACTAGAGTTAGTAAAGCTACAAAGCACAATTGAAAATGCTTCAATAAATGTATCAAGAGCTCCTGAGCAGGAACAATTGCAGGTTTCTTTTGACAAATTAAGGCTTTTAGAGAAAGAGAAAAGTACTTTTGTTAAAGAGTATAAGGCGATTTTATTTGACGCAAAAACTCTGTTTAAAAGTGCTCAAGATTTAACAAGCAAATTAGTTAAGCTTCAAAAAGAAATGAAAACAGCGTTTGGCGAAGAAGATTCTGCTATAAGAGCAAGTAGAACTATTACTTTACTTGATGAGTTTTCGAATGAACTGGTTAAATTAAAACTGACAGAGATTGAAACTAAGTTTATAGAATCTTATAAAAAACTTAATAGAAAAGAAGATGTTAAACTAAATATTAGTATTGACCCTCATAGCTATAATGTCGTTTTGGTAGATGACTTCGGCAATAACATCGATAAAAATGGACTTTCTGCAGGTGAAAAGCAAATTTTTGCTATTGCTATGTTGGATGCACTTGCTAGTGTTTCTGGTAAAAAATTACCTGTAGTTATAGATACACCTTTAGGCAGGCTCGATTCAAATCATAGAGATAAGCTTGTTCAACATTATTTTCCGAATGCTTCTGAACAGGTCATTATTTTATCCACTGATACTGAAGTAAATGAGCAATATATTGGGCAAATGAAAGATTCTATTTCTTGTAAATATGACATTAGTTTTGATCAAGTTACAAAAACATCTTCTGTTTCAGCGGGATATTTTTGGGAAAAAGAAGAGGTGAGCGCAATATGA
- the dndC gene encoding DNA phosphorothioation system sulfurtransferase DndC, with protein MFEFQNYDDIHDYMDFIEDQTFADRPLKEQLAEIQYLYMRENQPWVVAFSGGKDSTAILTLVYLALLGLSPEQRTNKVYVVFCDTLAEVPIYLQKALHALNTLQRAASITDLPIETRIITPKASDTFWSRLLGRGYPAPNLKLNRWCTEKIKLNPFKDFAKTEFSAEQAPIVVIGSRSQESKNREDILEKYHSGKEYFDETDPHYRRYAPIKDWQVQEVWHLLGQQIAPGQYEELGPWETPWGTSNIALVELYDSTNSTSGECPLVETASSPGCGKSRFGCWSCTVVTKDKAIDGLIANGEAWLQPLASFRNFLHSTTEPSVKGLYRQNRRRDGKVSVKHGMQEEKDIEFIHGPYFLHLRKEWLEHLLTMEKEINEQGREVSLITEAELHEIRHQWRNDPLTPDWADDLPKIYKRVYPNGPVEFLEDDGNTFTNVESEMIDHMAHVHQVDAELVKKLIDLELSVSGLGKRQGIFNRLDKVLRQDWGNVDAAKQKRESEKVLQYSLLQDINEIQAELDGIDSLINSDL; from the coding sequence ATGTTTGAATTTCAAAATTATGACGATATCCATGACTACATGGATTTTATCGAAGACCAAACCTTTGCCGATCGCCCTTTAAAGGAGCAACTTGCAGAGATTCAGTATTTATACATGCGTGAAAACCAACCTTGGGTTGTAGCTTTTAGTGGCGGTAAGGATTCAACCGCTATATTAACGCTTGTGTATTTAGCTCTACTTGGTTTAAGCCCTGAACAACGTACTAATAAAGTTTACGTTGTATTTTGCGATACCTTAGCTGAAGTGCCTATTTACTTACAAAAAGCACTGCATGCTTTAAATACATTGCAGCGGGCAGCTAGCATCACTGACTTGCCAATAGAAACTCGTATTATTACACCTAAAGCGAGTGATACATTTTGGTCTCGTTTACTTGGGCGTGGTTACCCTGCACCTAATTTAAAGCTAAACCGTTGGTGTACTGAAAAAATAAAACTAAACCCTTTTAAAGACTTTGCTAAAACTGAGTTTAGCGCTGAACAAGCCCCTATAGTCGTTATCGGTTCTCGCTCTCAAGAAAGTAAAAACCGTGAAGATATATTAGAAAAGTACCATTCAGGCAAAGAGTATTTTGATGAAACAGACCCTCACTATCGCCGATACGCGCCAATAAAAGATTGGCAAGTACAAGAGGTTTGGCATCTGTTAGGACAACAAATTGCGCCAGGGCAATATGAAGAACTAGGCCCTTGGGAAACACCTTGGGGTACTTCAAATATCGCTTTAGTGGAGCTTTATGATAGTACAAACTCAACTAGTGGTGAGTGCCCATTGGTTGAAACAGCCTCTTCACCTGGGTGTGGTAAATCTCGTTTTGGTTGCTGGAGCTGCACTGTTGTTACTAAGGATAAAGCAATTGATGGACTTATAGCGAACGGTGAAGCTTGGTTACAACCTTTAGCCTCTTTTAGAAACTTTTTGCACTCAACGACTGAGCCCAGTGTAAAAGGATTGTACCGCCAAAACAGAAGACGCGACGGTAAAGTGAGCGTTAAACACGGTATGCAAGAAGAAAAAGACATCGAGTTTATTCATGGGCCTTACTTTTTACACCTACGTAAAGAGTGGTTAGAGCACCTACTAACCATGGAAAAAGAAATTAATGAGCAAGGCCGTGAAGTTTCATTAATTACAGAAGCCGAACTCCATGAAATACGTCACCAATGGCGAAATGATCCGCTAACACCCGACTGGGCCGACGACTTACCTAAAATTTATAAACGTGTATATCCCAATGGGCCTGTTGAGTTTTTAGAAGATGATGGAAATACGTTTACTAATGTTGAATCTGAAATGATTGATCATATGGCTCACGTTCATCAGGTGGATGCCGAGCTAGTGAAAAAGCTAATTGATTTAGAGCTGAGTGTATCTGGTTTAGGCAAGCGCCAAGGTATTTTTAATCGTTTAGATAAAGTATTACGCCAAGACTGGGGCAATGTGGATGCTGCAAAGCAAAAGCGTGAATCAGAGAAAGTTTTACAGTATTCGTTACTACAAGATATAAATGAAATTCAAGCTGAGTTAGACGGAATTGACTCGCTAATAAACAGTGATTTATAA
- the katG gene encoding catalase/peroxidase HPI: MSKPTAGKCPVMHGSNSVVSKVNTDWWPNTLNLDILHQHDTKSNPYGTNFNYAEEFKSLDLDEVKADLKTFMTDSQDWWPADWGHYGGLMIRMAWHSAGTYRLSDGRGGASTGNQRFSPLNSWPDNASLDKARRLLWPLKKKYGNKLSWADLFILAGNMAYESMGLKIYGFAGGREDIWHPEKDIYWGAEKEWLAPSDERYDNVEKPDTMENPLAAVQMGLIYVNPEGVNGIPDPQKTADHVRETFARMAMDDEETAALTVGGHTVGKTHGNGKAEHLGPEPEAADVHEQGLGWNSTKEGGFGRHTVTSGLEGAWTTHPTTWDNGYCYLLLNYEWELTKSPAGAHQWEPVNIKEEDKPVDVEDPSIRLNPMMTDADMAMKVDPAYRKIIERFNNDFEYFSDVFARAWFKLTHRDLGPKACYLGKDVPSEDLIWQDPIPAVDYTLSDDEITSLKAQLLDCGVSASDLINTAWDSARTYRGSDRRGGANGARIRLAPQKDWQGNEPARLASVLSALEKVQVGLSKPVSMADLIVLGGTAAVEQAAKQAGVNVIVPFAPGRGDATDEMTDAESFDPLEPVHDGFRNYLKNDFSVSPEELLLERSQLMGLTAPEMTALMGGMRVLGTNYAGTKHGVFTDNVGTLSTDFFVNLTDMANNWKPLEPGIYNIVERKTGTIKWTATRVDLVFGSNSILRALSEFYAQDDNKERFVHDFVNAWVKVMNADRFDLK; this comes from the coding sequence ATGAGCAAGCCAACAGCGGGTAAATGCCCTGTTATGCACGGTAGTAATTCAGTTGTTTCAAAAGTAAACACCGATTGGTGGCCAAACACACTCAACTTAGACATTCTTCATCAACACGATACTAAATCAAATCCATACGGCACTAATTTTAACTACGCAGAAGAATTTAAATCTCTAGATTTAGACGAAGTAAAAGCCGACTTAAAAACCTTTATGACCGACAGCCAAGATTGGTGGCCTGCCGATTGGGGCCATTACGGTGGTTTAATGATTCGTATGGCATGGCACTCAGCGGGTACGTACCGTTTATCTGATGGTCGTGGTGGCGCAAGTACCGGTAACCAACGTTTCTCGCCTTTAAATTCATGGCCAGATAACGCAAGCTTAGATAAAGCACGCAGACTTTTATGGCCACTTAAGAAAAAATACGGTAACAAACTTTCATGGGCCGATTTATTTATTCTTGCTGGTAATATGGCATACGAATCAATGGGTCTTAAAATTTATGGTTTTGCAGGCGGCCGTGAAGACATTTGGCACCCAGAAAAAGATATTTACTGGGGTGCAGAAAAAGAATGGTTAGCACCAAGTGATGAACGCTACGACAATGTAGAAAAACCAGACACCATGGAAAACCCATTAGCCGCAGTACAAATGGGCCTAATTTACGTTAACCCTGAAGGTGTTAATGGTATACCCGATCCACAAAAAACGGCAGATCACGTACGTGAAACATTTGCTCGAATGGCGATGGATGACGAAGAAACCGCAGCGCTAACAGTGGGCGGCCATACAGTAGGTAAAACTCACGGTAATGGTAAAGCAGAGCACTTAGGCCCAGAGCCAGAAGCAGCAGACGTACACGAGCAAGGTTTAGGTTGGAATAGCACCAAAGAAGGCGGCTTTGGTCGTCATACTGTAACTTCAGGCCTTGAAGGTGCATGGACCACACACCCAACAACATGGGATAACGGTTACTGTTACTTACTATTAAATTACGAATGGGAATTAACAAAAAGCCCAGCGGGCGCTCATCAGTGGGAGCCTGTAAATATTAAAGAAGAAGACAAACCGGTAGACGTAGAAGATCCATCAATTCGTTTAAACCCAATGATGACCGATGCCGATATGGCTATGAAAGTGGACCCAGCGTACCGTAAAATTATTGAGCGTTTTAACAACGACTTTGAATACTTCTCTGATGTGTTTGCACGTGCATGGTTTAAGCTTACTCACCGTGATTTAGGACCTAAAGCATGTTACTTAGGTAAAGACGTACCAAGCGAAGACTTAATTTGGCAAGATCCTATTCCAGCAGTTGATTACACATTATCAGACGATGAAATCACAAGCTTAAAAGCACAGCTACTTGATTGCGGTGTAAGCGCGAGTGATTTAATAAATACAGCGTGGGATAGTGCACGTACGTATCGTGGTTCTGATCGTCGCGGTGGCGCAAATGGCGCACGTATTCGTTTAGCACCACAAAAAGATTGGCAAGGTAACGAACCTGCGCGTTTAGCAAGTGTACTTAGTGCCCTTGAAAAAGTACAAGTAGGTTTATCTAAGCCAGTAAGCATGGCTGATTTAATCGTTTTAGGCGGCACAGCGGCTGTAGAACAAGCTGCAAAACAAGCTGGTGTTAATGTAATAGTACCATTTGCACCAGGACGAGGAGACGCAACAGACGAAATGACTGATGCAGAATCGTTCGATCCGCTTGAGCCTGTTCATGATGGATTTAGAAACTACCTTAAAAATGACTTTAGCGTATCCCCAGAAGAGCTATTGTTAGAGCGCAGCCAATTAATGGGCTTAACAGCACCAGAGATGACTGCACTTATGGGCGGCATGCGTGTACTAGGCACAAACTACGCAGGCACTAAACATGGTGTATTTACCGATAATGTAGGCACGCTATCTACCGACTTTTTTGTAAACCTAACCGACATGGCCAATAACTGGAAGCCATTAGAGCCAGGTATTTATAATATTGTTGAACGCAAAACAGGCACCATTAAATGGACAGCCACACGCGTAGATTTAGTGTTTGGTTCAAACTCTATTTTACGTGCCCTAAGTGAGTTTTATGCACAAGACGATAATAAAGAACGTTTTGTACATGACTTTGTAAATGCTTGGGTAAAAGTAATGAACGCAGATAGATTCGATCTTAAATAA
- the arfB gene encoding alternative ribosome rescue aminoacyl-tRNA hydrolase ArfB gives MLTISNTVTIDEWELELTAIRSQGAGGQNVNKVASAIHLRFDINRSKLPDFYKERLLKLNDSRITKEGVLIIKAQSHRTQELNREDALSRLKDLILSATKVNKARRATKPSRNSQRKRMDKKTKHGQTKALRGNIKF, from the coding sequence ATGTTAACTATTTCAAATACTGTCACTATAGATGAATGGGAACTTGAGCTAACCGCTATTCGTTCGCAAGGTGCCGGTGGCCAAAACGTTAACAAAGTAGCCAGTGCTATTCATTTACGCTTTGATATAAATCGCTCAAAGTTACCTGACTTTTACAAAGAGCGATTACTAAAGCTAAACGACTCGCGCATTACTAAAGAAGGCGTTTTAATAATTAAAGCGCAAAGCCACCGCACACAAGAACTAAACCGCGAAGACGCACTAAGCCGCTTAAAAGATCTAATTCTTAGTGCTACAAAAGTAAATAAAGCTCGCCGCGCAACTAAGCCAAGCCGCAACTCGCAGCGCAAACGCATGGATAAAAAAACCAAACACGGGCAAACCAAAGCCCTGCGCGGTAATATTAAGTTTTAA
- a CDS encoding substrate-binding periplasmic protein, with translation MNKLITLLLCVLFSTSWGVFACERTLSVGAHDAFWPPYVMGISGQLQGKEVDALTIIFKDSPFCFEIKMLPNSKRAFTELRHGRIDIGWAASYTSERAKYAYYTKAYRTEVMRLYENKNNTHKVKNLADIFNQGLTIGANFGSYYGTEFEQYKTTHKSQIEYTSATSKRFEMLNKQRIDFAIEDELVGTYFSKRAKNIVAMPNFKAINKDDIHLMLSKKTVSVDEVKVINQLILQNKAALKALFE, from the coding sequence ATGAATAAATTAATAACCTTACTATTGTGTGTGTTGTTTAGTACCTCTTGGGGTGTGTTTGCCTGCGAAAGAACGCTTAGCGTTGGCGCACATGATGCTTTTTGGCCGCCGTATGTAATGGGCATTAGTGGCCAGTTGCAGGGTAAAGAGGTGGATGCGTTAACTATTATTTTTAAAGACTCGCCTTTTTGTTTTGAAATAAAAATGCTGCCTAATTCTAAACGGGCTTTTACTGAGCTGCGCCATGGCCGGATAGACATAGGCTGGGCGGCAAGTTACACCAGTGAGCGCGCTAAATATGCTTATTATACAAAAGCCTACCGCACCGAGGTAATGCGCTTATACGAAAACAAAAACAATACACATAAAGTTAAAAATTTGGCTGATATTTTTAACCAAGGTTTAACCATTGGCGCTAATTTTGGTAGTTACTATGGCACTGAGTTTGAGCAATATAAAACAACACACAAAAGCCAAATAGAGTACACCAGCGCAACTAGTAAACGTTTTGAAATGCTTAATAAGCAACGCATTGATTTTGCCATTGAAGACGAGCTAGTAGGCACTTATTTTAGTAAGCGCGCTAAAAACATTGTGGCTATGCCAAATTTTAAAGCAATAAACAAAGACGACATTCACTTAATGCTAAGCAAAAAAACGGTGTCGGTTGACGAGGTTAAAGTAATTAACCAGCTTATTTTACAAAATAAAGCCGCACTTAAAGCGCTATTTGAGTAA